In a single window of the Phycisphaerales bacterium genome:
- a CDS encoding PIG-L family deacetylase — MSTDSLDIIFAMPHPDDIEITCGGTVAKLAKLGYRVGLVHLTDGEPTPRGTPAERARELHAAAEVLGAAHVEVLDLPNRELMDGPAARYAVATVFRRYRPRVVVGMAGRTPGASPDHYQAELIVEAARFYAQLTKWDERFAGTAPHRVDWAWYRPVAFAAEPARWPGTFVVDVTDVYEQKMAAIACYASQFDAGRLERLLLRVRALDATDGARCGFAYGELFGLPHSVPLPDPLALFQSVQPTSGAAFYPPRSG; from the coding sequence GTGTCCACCGACAGTCTCGACATCATTTTCGCGATGCCGCATCCCGACGACATCGAGATTACCTGCGGTGGTACCGTTGCGAAGCTCGCGAAGCTCGGCTATCGCGTGGGTCTCGTACATCTCACTGATGGCGAGCCCACGCCGCGTGGGACCCCGGCGGAAAGGGCTCGCGAGTTGCACGCCGCGGCCGAGGTGCTGGGTGCCGCCCATGTGGAGGTGCTCGACCTGCCCAACCGCGAGTTGATGGATGGTCCGGCGGCGCGCTATGCCGTGGCCACCGTCTTTCGCCGCTACAGGCCGCGCGTCGTGGTGGGGATGGCGGGTCGGACGCCCGGGGCTTCTCCGGACCATTACCAGGCCGAGTTGATCGTGGAAGCGGCACGTTTCTATGCGCAGCTTACGAAGTGGGACGAGCGTTTCGCGGGTACGGCGCCGCACCGGGTGGATTGGGCCTGGTACCGCCCGGTCGCATTCGCGGCTGAGCCCGCCCGCTGGCCGGGCACATTCGTTGTCGACGTGACCGATGTATATGAGCAGAAAATGGCGGCCATCGCCTGCTACGCGTCGCAGTTTGATGCCGGCCGGCTGGAGCGCCTGCTGCTGCGGGTGCGGGCGCTCGACGCGACGGACGGAGCGCGCTGCGGGTTCGCGTATGGGGAGCTGTTCGGTTTACCGCACAGCGTGCCGCTGCCGGATCCGCTGGCACTTTTTCAGTCCGTGCAACCGACCTCCGGAGCCGCGTTCTACCCGCCCAGGTCGGGGTGA
- the dut gene encoding dUTP diphosphatase: MPPVLKVRRKPGLADLPMPRYMSAHAAGLDLVAANDAPITIAPGEIKLVPTGLFLEIPPGYEGQVRARSGLALRHGLMLPNAPGTIDADYRGELQVILGNCGRAPYTIERGMRFAQLVIAAVAHAEVLEVEELGASERGGGGFGHTGV; the protein is encoded by the coding sequence ATGCCGCCCGTGCTCAAAGTGCGCCGCAAGCCGGGGCTTGCAGACCTGCCCATGCCCCGCTACATGAGCGCCCACGCCGCCGGACTGGATCTCGTGGCCGCCAACGACGCGCCGATTACGATCGCCCCCGGTGAGATCAAGCTCGTGCCCACCGGGCTGTTTCTCGAAATCCCACCGGGCTACGAGGGGCAGGTGCGGGCGCGCAGCGGCCTCGCGCTGCGACACGGGTTGATGCTGCCGAATGCACCAGGGACGATCGATGCCGACTACCGCGGCGAACTCCAGGTGATTCTTGGGAACTGTGGCCGCGCGCCGTATACCATTGAGCGAGGGATGCGATTCGCGCAGCTCGTGATTGCGGCTGTCGCGCATGCCGAGGTGCTGGAGGTCGAGGAACTGGGGGCGAGTGAACGTGGCGGCGGTGGCTTCGGCCACACGGGCGTGTGA
- the neuC gene encoding UDP-N-acetylglucosamine 2-epimerase (hydrolyzing): MTAPSPRRVAIVTGTRAEYGLLRSTLAAVAAHPRLELQLVVTGMHLVRTCGYTVRTIARDPWPIAARVPMQRGNDRPLDQAEGLARGIAGIARALVRLRSDIVVVLGDRIEALAGGLAGLTTGCVVAHVHGGDVAPGDFDDSVRHALTKLAHLHLVATQDAARRVERLGEEPRRIHVVGAPALDELRLLRGAARSSRAPRDLALVVYHAHGRSAAREYTVTRNVLQAVTTAGLRCLVIHPNTDRGHAGVVRAIEEHAAARPQWVKVVRSLPRSEYLRHLQAAAVLVGNSSSGIIEAPLLGTPAVDVGVRQAGRLAAGPLVVRAGESPRAIRTALRHALQLHRVPARKTPYGDGCTGVRIATLLARVSLGPRVTRKVITY, translated from the coding sequence ATGACGGCCCCGAGTCCGCGGCGCGTAGCCATTGTGACGGGTACGCGGGCGGAGTACGGGTTGCTCCGCTCGACGCTGGCGGCCGTTGCCGCGCACCCGCGACTCGAGTTGCAGCTCGTTGTGACTGGGATGCACCTGGTGCGGACCTGCGGCTACACGGTCCGCACAATCGCGCGGGATCCGTGGCCGATTGCGGCGCGGGTGCCGATGCAGCGTGGCAATGACCGTCCGCTGGACCAGGCCGAGGGGCTCGCGCGCGGCATCGCCGGCATCGCCCGCGCGCTCGTTCGTTTACGCAGTGACATTGTGGTGGTGCTTGGAGATCGGATCGAAGCCCTCGCCGGTGGTCTGGCGGGGCTGACGACCGGTTGCGTGGTGGCCCATGTGCATGGGGGGGATGTGGCGCCGGGCGATTTCGATGACTCGGTGCGACATGCTCTCACCAAGCTCGCGCACTTGCATCTGGTTGCCACCCAGGACGCTGCCCGACGCGTCGAACGACTGGGGGAGGAGCCGCGGCGGATTCACGTGGTGGGGGCCCCGGCCCTCGATGAGCTGCGACTCCTGCGTGGCGCGGCACGGAGTTCGCGCGCGCCGCGTGATCTGGCACTCGTGGTCTATCACGCCCATGGCCGCAGCGCCGCACGCGAATACACCGTGACCCGCAACGTCCTTCAGGCCGTGACGACCGCTGGGTTACGGTGTCTCGTCATTCATCCGAACACCGATCGCGGCCACGCTGGTGTGGTGCGGGCGATCGAGGAGCATGCCGCAGCGCGCCCCCAGTGGGTCAAGGTTGTACGTTCGTTGCCACGGTCGGAGTACCTCCGGCACTTGCAGGCGGCGGCGGTACTCGTCGGCAACTCTTCCTCGGGCATCATTGAAGCACCTTTGCTGGGTACGCCGGCGGTGGATGTCGGCGTGCGGCAGGCGGGGCGGCTTGCGGCGGGGCCGCTGGTGGTCCGGGCGGGGGAAAGTCCGCGCGCGATCCGGACCGCGCTGCGTCATGCGTTGCAGCTCCACCGCGTACCCGCCCGCAAAACGCCTTACGGGGATGGTTGCACTGGGGTACGTATCGCCACACTGCTTGCGCGTGTGTCACTCGGCCCGCGGGTGACTCGCAAAGTCATCACCTACTGA
- a CDS encoding uroporphyrinogen decarboxylase encodes MLGRDLLLHALQNQATPRAAWVPFVGVHGGRLVGVTAADYLRSADLLLRGLHLARERYRPDGLPVVFDLQLEAEVLGCELRWADETPPAVASHPLVNADLAALPRYDLGHGRFPVVFDALHRLRADFGGEVALYGLITGPFTLALHLLGNAIFLQMRRDPAGVQRLLDYCAGIATQTARGYLEHGADVVAVVDPMTSQISPKHFEEFVAPRVNAVFDAIRAGGAVSSLFVCGDARRNLEALCRTRCDNVSIDENVPLELCQELAAANGKSFGGNLKLTTVLLLGDAEDAKLEALRCLEIGGTNGFVLAPGCDLPYGTPPENLAAVAEMVHNAYQRHVAATTLRAKAAVDFSDIVLPDYAGEPAVVVDVVTLDSASCAPCQYMVSAAQEAAQQCPFPVAVHERKITTHAGLGYMQKLGVEAIPSICIDGRPVFASLIPDGQTLIEALRSADAAKGRG; translated from the coding sequence ATGCTGGGTCGTGATTTGTTGCTGCATGCACTGCAAAACCAGGCGACGCCACGCGCGGCGTGGGTACCCTTCGTGGGCGTTCACGGCGGCCGGCTGGTCGGTGTCACCGCGGCCGACTACCTGCGCTCGGCCGACCTCCTGCTGCGCGGCCTGCACCTGGCCCGCGAGCGCTATCGCCCCGATGGGCTGCCGGTTGTGTTCGATTTGCAACTCGAAGCGGAGGTGCTCGGGTGCGAATTACGCTGGGCGGACGAGACACCGCCGGCCGTGGCCTCGCACCCGCTCGTGAATGCGGACCTCGCGGCACTGCCGCGGTACGACCTTGGTCATGGCCGCTTCCCGGTGGTCTTTGATGCGCTGCACCGGCTGCGGGCGGACTTCGGTGGCGAGGTGGCGCTCTACGGGCTCATCACGGGGCCGTTCACACTGGCGCTGCACCTGCTGGGCAACGCGATCTTTCTTCAGATGCGCCGCGACCCGGCCGGTGTGCAGCGGTTGCTGGACTACTGTGCGGGTATCGCGACCCAGACCGCACGCGGGTACCTTGAGCACGGCGCCGACGTGGTGGCCGTCGTGGACCCGATGACCAGCCAGATCTCCCCGAAACACTTTGAAGAGTTCGTAGCACCGCGGGTAAACGCAGTGTTCGACGCCATCCGGGCGGGCGGCGCGGTGTCATCCCTGTTCGTCTGCGGCGATGCGCGGCGGAATCTCGAAGCTCTCTGCCGGACGCGCTGCGACAACGTGTCCATCGACGAGAATGTCCCGTTGGAACTCTGCCAGGAACTGGCCGCGGCGAATGGGAAATCGTTCGGCGGCAACCTGAAGCTCACCACCGTGCTGCTGCTGGGTGACGCCGAGGACGCGAAACTGGAAGCGCTGCGCTGCCTGGAGATCGGCGGGACCAACGGCTTCGTCCTGGCGCCGGGCTGCGACCTGCCCTACGGCACGCCGCCCGAAAACCTTGCCGCCGTCGCCGAAATGGTGCACAACGCGTACCAGCGACACGTGGCCGCCACAACGCTGCGCGCCAAGGCCGCCGTCGACTTCAGCGACATCGTACTTCCGGATTACGCCGGCGAGCCGGCGGTGGTGGTCGATGTCGTCACGCTTGACTCGGCCTCCTGCGCGCCGTGCCAATACATGGTCAGCGCGGCGCAGGAGGCCGCGCAGCAGTGCCCCTTCCCGGTGGCGGTCCACGAGCGGAAGATCACGACACATGCCGGTCTCGGCTACATGCAGAAGCTCGGGGTCGAGGCCATTCCGAGCATCTGCATCGACGGTCGGCCGGTGTTCGCCTCGCTGATCCCCGATGGGCAGACGCTCATTGAGGCCCTGCGCTCCGCCGATGCGGCCAAGGGTCGCGGATGA
- a CDS encoding N-acetylneuraminate synthase family protein — protein MDPLQVRIGSRVVGDGAPVLVIAEAGVNHDGNVQKALALVDAAASAGADVVKFQMFRADELVTADAVTAAYQHSSGAHSQRELLARLELNQAAFERIVARCRTRGIGFLATPFGPHDVERLVALGVGAIKIASTDLDNPVLVRSAAATGLPLLVSTGAATAEEIDAAVARLRPLAAGRLVLLHCISGYPAPLDSANLRAVGTLRARAGVPTGFSDHTRSTEIAGWAVAAGACVLEKHMTLDRTAPGPDHAMSLTPEELAAYVRVARSAERALGSGALGFTEVEADVRRVARKSIVAAGDIPAGTVLAPEHLTVKRPGGGLPPTALESVYGRRTRCAIAADTRITPELLE, from the coding sequence ATGGACCCCTTGCAGGTAAGGATCGGTTCGCGGGTCGTCGGCGATGGCGCCCCGGTGCTCGTGATTGCCGAAGCCGGTGTCAACCACGACGGCAACGTGCAGAAGGCGCTGGCGCTCGTGGATGCCGCCGCCAGCGCCGGCGCCGATGTCGTGAAGTTCCAGATGTTCCGGGCCGACGAGCTTGTGACGGCCGATGCTGTGACCGCGGCTTACCAGCACTCGAGCGGTGCCCATTCGCAGCGCGAACTGCTGGCGCGGCTGGAGCTGAATCAGGCCGCCTTCGAGCGCATCGTGGCGCGCTGTCGTACACGTGGAATCGGTTTCCTGGCCACCCCCTTCGGACCGCACGACGTGGAGCGGCTGGTAGCGCTCGGAGTCGGGGCAATCAAGATCGCATCGACCGACCTCGACAATCCGGTGCTTGTGCGGAGTGCGGCCGCGACCGGGCTGCCGCTGCTCGTATCGACCGGTGCGGCCACCGCGGAGGAGATCGATGCCGCCGTCGCGCGGCTCCGTCCGCTGGCGGCGGGGCGCCTCGTCCTCCTGCACTGCATCAGCGGCTATCCTGCGCCGCTCGATTCCGCGAACCTGCGCGCGGTCGGTACGCTGCGCGCGCGGGCGGGGGTCCCCACGGGTTTCAGCGACCACACGCGCTCCACCGAAATCGCGGGATGGGCGGTGGCGGCCGGTGCGTGCGTGCTGGAGAAACACATGACGCTCGACCGCACGGCGCCGGGTCCGGACCATGCCATGTCGCTGACTCCCGAAGAGCTGGCGGCTTATGTACGCGTCGCGCGCTCGGCCGAACGAGCCCTCGGCAGCGGCGCCCTCGGCTTCACCGAAGTCGAGGCCGATGTACGCCGCGTTGCACGGAAAAGCATCGTGGCGGCGGGCGATATTCCGGCGGGGACCGTGCTGGCACCGGAACACCTCACCGTGAAGCGTCCGGGGGGTGGCCTCCCACCGACAGCCCTGGAATCCGTGTACGGGCGGCGTACGCGGTGTGCCATCGCCGCCGATACGCGCATCACGCCGGAGCTGCTGGAATGA
- a CDS encoding TlpA family protein disulfide reductase — MTVGQVAPAFEATTLAGEQVRFPSDYAGKVVLVDFWATWCAPCMQEFPHLKQVAEQLGGQNFVILGVSIDAESRIPADRVESVVQSQGLAWPQIYEGGPDIARRFGVEALPALFLVDGDTGKILAIGDALRGDRLERSVRRYLKPAGP, encoded by the coding sequence GTGACAGTGGGTCAGGTGGCGCCCGCCTTCGAAGCGACGACGCTCGCAGGGGAGCAGGTGCGTTTTCCAAGTGACTATGCGGGGAAAGTCGTGCTGGTCGACTTCTGGGCCACGTGGTGCGCACCATGCATGCAAGAGTTTCCGCATCTCAAACAGGTTGCAGAGCAGCTCGGTGGGCAGAATTTTGTGATTCTGGGCGTTTCGATCGACGCGGAGTCGCGCATCCCCGCGGACCGCGTGGAAAGCGTCGTGCAGTCGCAGGGGCTCGCCTGGCCGCAAATCTATGAGGGTGGACCGGACATTGCCCGGCGTTTCGGGGTCGAAGCGTTGCCGGCGCTGTTCCTGGTGGATGGCGACACGGGCAAGATCCTTGCGATCGGGGATGCCCTGCGGGGCGACCGCCTGGAGCGAAGCGTTCGTCGATACCTCAAACCGGCTGGCCCCTGA
- a CDS encoding class IV adenylate cyclase codes for MGNECEVKLRLHDVGAVRAALQRCGAQALGVVLEDNTLLDTQDGHLQRADCGLRLRRITVWPSPAAAPAPQAHDTAVTVLTFKGPRTAGDDGIKLRPEWETNVDSPAALTELLGLLGLQAQVCFEKRRESWRLADATVTLDELPLLGWWSEIEAPSKDAVARVRGTLGLADLPAEEDTYVALAARNGSRNPVGVLELRFRVPELSQ; via the coding sequence GTGGGCAACGAGTGCGAGGTGAAGCTGCGACTGCACGACGTGGGCGCCGTCCGTGCCGCCTTGCAGCGGTGCGGTGCACAAGCGCTGGGGGTGGTGCTCGAGGACAACACGCTCTTGGACACACAAGACGGGCACCTGCAACGCGCTGATTGCGGGCTGCGCTTGCGCCGCATCACCGTGTGGCCGAGCCCTGCTGCCGCTCCGGCGCCCCAAGCCCACGACACCGCGGTCACAGTGCTCACCTTCAAGGGACCACGCACGGCTGGTGACGACGGAATCAAGCTGCGGCCGGAGTGGGAAACAAACGTGGACTCACCGGCAGCGCTCACCGAGCTACTTGGGCTGCTGGGGCTGCAAGCACAAGTGTGTTTTGAGAAACGACGGGAGAGTTGGCGGCTTGCGGACGCGACGGTGACGCTGGATGAGTTGCCACTGCTGGGTTGGTGGAGTGAGATCGAGGCCCCCTCGAAAGATGCGGTGGCGCGGGTACGGGGGACACTCGGGCTGGCGGATTTACCTGCAGAAGAGGACACTTATGTGGCACTCGCCGCCCGGAACGGCTCACGGAACCCAGTGGGAGTACTGGAGTTACGGTTCCGGGTCCCTGAACTCAGCCAATAG
- a CDS encoding alginate export family protein — MRPNRTIALGVTLALAGWGAAAFAQEGESERRFLQQQRVVDEQLRSEKEAGAPLESLVDLQWGGWLEFYYFNYNDGVQKSRQVSRPSLGLWTRLRLDDGAHELFARMRLTYTYFKPGDEIDRQQDWLGPQFDQVWYQIDVGRAFRLTDPGDPLQLRARLGRQQVVFGTGYVLDLPMDAVLLDGRLGDLRAVGLFGRAVPSYPNIDRSAAVASHSDRLFYGVQLSYEGWQDHVPFVYGLFNNDRSETVGFLQRYSYDSAYLGGGLRGALAHNFNYWAEAALEFGRSFGDRGFLRQDPIEAFAWNVGVEKIFDLPLQPRLSAEYMFASGDGDRRFSPTNARGGNRPGTVDTGFSGFGFRDTGLAFAPTLSNLHVWRAGGALRPFEDVEVLRDFEVGTNWFLYWKNRQRAAISDPLADNFDGYVGWEMDYFLNWRLSSDLSWTLRWGSFFPGDAFSDRGTRHFLFTGVVWSF, encoded by the coding sequence ATGCGGCCGAACCGGACCATCGCGCTTGGGGTGACGTTGGCGCTCGCGGGTTGGGGTGCCGCGGCCTTCGCGCAGGAAGGTGAGAGCGAGCGGCGTTTTCTTCAGCAACAGCGGGTTGTCGATGAGCAACTGCGCTCGGAGAAGGAAGCGGGTGCGCCACTCGAGTCGCTGGTCGATCTCCAGTGGGGCGGCTGGCTCGAGTTCTATTACTTCAACTACAACGACGGCGTGCAGAAATCGCGGCAGGTGTCCCGCCCGAGTCTCGGGCTGTGGACGCGCCTCCGACTTGACGACGGTGCGCACGAGTTGTTCGCGCGCATGCGGCTAACCTACACCTATTTCAAGCCCGGCGACGAAATCGATCGGCAGCAGGACTGGCTGGGCCCCCAGTTCGATCAGGTCTGGTACCAGATTGATGTCGGCCGCGCTTTCCGTTTGACCGACCCCGGCGACCCGCTCCAGTTGCGCGCGCGCCTCGGTCGGCAGCAGGTCGTTTTCGGGACGGGTTACGTACTCGACCTGCCCATGGATGCCGTCCTGCTCGATGGCCGGCTCGGCGACTTACGGGCCGTCGGGCTTTTCGGCCGGGCCGTGCCGAGTTATCCGAACATCGACCGCAGCGCTGCCGTGGCAAGCCATAGTGATCGACTCTTCTATGGTGTGCAGCTCAGCTACGAGGGTTGGCAGGACCACGTCCCGTTCGTCTACGGACTGTTCAACAACGACCGCAGCGAAACCGTGGGATTTCTGCAGCGCTACAGCTACGACAGTGCGTATCTCGGCGGCGGCCTGCGTGGCGCCCTGGCCCACAATTTCAACTACTGGGCGGAGGCGGCGCTCGAGTTCGGCCGCAGCTTCGGCGACCGCGGCTTCCTGCGCCAGGACCCGATCGAGGCGTTCGCGTGGAACGTCGGCGTCGAGAAGATCTTTGACCTGCCGCTGCAACCGCGGCTTTCGGCCGAATACATGTTTGCCAGCGGTGACGGCGACCGGCGGTTCAGTCCGACGAATGCCCGCGGCGGGAATCGTCCGGGCACGGTGGACACCGGGTTTTCCGGCTTCGGGTTCCGCGATACCGGGTTGGCCTTCGCGCCGACGCTCAGCAATCTGCACGTGTGGCGGGCCGGTGGTGCGTTGCGCCCGTTCGAGGACGTGGAAGTGCTGCGTGATTTCGAGGTCGGCACCAACTGGTTCCTCTACTGGAAGAACCGGCAGCGTGCCGCGATCAGCGATCCGCTCGCCGACAACTTCGATGGCTACGTGGGCTGGGAGATGGATTACTTCCTCAACTGGCGCCTGTCCTCGGATCTGTCGTGGACGCTGCGCTGGGGCTCGTTCTTCCCGGGTGACGCATTCAGTGATCGTGGCACGCGGCATTTCCTCTTCACCGGCGTGGTCTGGAGCTTCTGA
- a CDS encoding GTP-binding protein, whose translation MIPLALVTGFLGTGKTTLLRRLVTRYAQRRVAYLVNEFAPSDVDGRLLDLPPERLVSVVGGSIFCRCLVGEFIRHLHTLASLPGGAPAGVVIEASGMSDPRVIRRMLTETQLDRKFALRSVVAVVSPDSFADLLETLPALTAQVAASDVVLVNKADLHTAAECAEVEAAVRTIQPVARVLCCTRADVDLDVFSPAALHAPNPNSAGDYAPCTDPHFARSICTGARATDEASLFATLTALRPLVYRVKGFVRVGALQYYADVSRAGVECHLTGSADSAEDHGDEALVAIYAPASGEAVRAMLAHVTSVERV comes from the coding sequence ATGATCCCGCTCGCCCTCGTGACCGGTTTCCTCGGAACGGGTAAGACGACCCTGCTGCGGCGACTGGTGACCCGTTACGCCCAACGCCGCGTGGCGTACCTCGTGAATGAATTCGCGCCGTCGGACGTCGACGGCCGGCTGCTGGATCTACCCCCGGAGCGGCTTGTGAGCGTGGTGGGCGGAAGTATCTTCTGCCGCTGCCTCGTGGGTGAGTTCATCCGGCACCTTCACACACTCGCGTCCCTCCCGGGGGGAGCTCCTGCCGGTGTGGTCATCGAGGCCAGTGGCATGTCAGATCCGCGCGTGATCCGGCGCATGCTCACCGAAACTCAGCTCGACCGGAAGTTTGCGCTGCGGAGCGTAGTGGCGGTGGTCTCACCGGACAGCTTCGCGGACCTGCTGGAGACGCTGCCAGCACTGACGGCGCAAGTGGCGGCCTCCGACGTGGTACTGGTGAACAAGGCAGATCTCCATACCGCGGCGGAGTGTGCGGAGGTGGAGGCCGCGGTGCGCACCATCCAACCCGTGGCGCGGGTGCTGTGCTGTACGCGGGCCGACGTCGACCTCGACGTGTTTTCGCCGGCAGCGCTGCACGCCCCGAACCCCAACTCGGCCGGGGATTATGCACCCTGTACTGATCCCCACTTCGCCCGGTCCATCTGCACGGGCGCGCGGGCCACCGACGAGGCGTCGTTGTTCGCGACCCTTACAGCCCTGCGGCCGCTGGTGTACCGGGTGAAGGGGTTCGTGCGGGTGGGAGCATTGCAATACTACGCAGATGTCAGCCGGGCGGGTGTGGAATGCCATCTGACCGGTAGTGCGGACTCGGCGGAAGACCACGGAGATGAAGCGTTGGTGGCAATCTATGCGCCGGCTTCTGGCGAGGCGGTACGTGCCATGCTCGCACATGTGACCAGCGTGGAGCGTGTCTGA
- a CDS encoding ABC transporter ATP-binding protein codes for MTKDPLLQLESVRVTYGDFVAVNDVSFTLHGGDLLGLIGPNGAGKTTTLRAAAGLQSVATGQVTVMGADATGQPTRVGEVLGFTPDTPPVYDTLRVDDFLRFIGRCHGLPRALREERIDHWLEMLWLQDKRTAKIRTLSRGMRQRLAVARTLLPDPHVVLLDEPASGLDPAGRIQFRRMLASLRDQGKAIIVSSHILADLAEYCTHIGIMEHGRLLRYGTVGQVAGAESQERCLYRAELAHAVGDANVRLHALAGLTRIAVEGRVVTFEFEREPAAAAGLLADIIAAGLPVAEFRPLAPNLEEAYLRSGIRQVD; via the coding sequence GTGACCAAGGATCCGTTACTGCAACTTGAAAGCGTACGGGTCACGTACGGCGACTTCGTCGCGGTGAATGATGTCTCGTTTACGCTGCACGGCGGGGATCTGCTCGGCCTCATCGGCCCCAACGGTGCCGGCAAGACCACCACTCTGCGGGCGGCTGCCGGACTCCAGTCCGTGGCCACCGGTCAGGTTACCGTCATGGGTGCCGACGCCACCGGTCAACCCACCCGCGTCGGCGAAGTGTTGGGCTTCACCCCGGATACGCCCCCGGTCTACGACACCCTGCGAGTCGACGATTTCCTGCGATTCATCGGTCGCTGTCACGGACTGCCGCGGGCGCTGCGTGAGGAACGTATCGATCACTGGCTGGAAATGCTCTGGCTACAAGACAAACGCACCGCCAAGATCCGCACACTCTCACGCGGCATGCGCCAACGGCTCGCCGTGGCGCGCACACTCCTGCCCGATCCGCACGTCGTGCTGCTTGATGAACCCGCCTCCGGCCTCGATCCGGCAGGGCGCATTCAGTTCCGGCGCATGCTTGCGAGTCTGCGCGACCAAGGCAAGGCGATCATCGTCTCCTCGCACATCCTGGCCGACCTGGCGGAGTATTGCACCCACATCGGCATCATGGAGCATGGCCGGCTGCTGCGCTACGGCACTGTCGGCCAGGTGGCCGGGGCGGAAAGCCAGGAACGTTGTCTCTATCGCGCCGAGCTAGCTCACGCCGTTGGTGATGCGAACGTCCGGCTCCACGCCCTCGCCGGACTCACGCGCATTGCGGTTGAAGGGCGCGTCGTGACCTTTGAATTTGAGCGTGAGCCCGCAGCCGCAGCCGGACTGCTCGCGGACATCATCGCAGCCGGACTGCCGGTAGCGGAGTTCCGTCCGCTCGCGCCGAACCTGGAAGAGGCGTATCTCCGCAGCGGGATTCGACAGGTGGATTGA
- the mqnE gene encoding aminofutalosine synthase MqnE, with amino-acid sequence MPTVTWCPTLLDPALEPIVAKVHAGRRLSAEDGLTLYRTRDIFTLGELANHVRERLHGRRAFYNINRHINYSNYCVLRCKFCSFYRAYNPQGPQVADGYELSVDEVVARAREAADRGATEVHIVGGLHPKLPFSYYTDLCQAIKAACPALHIKAFTAIEIVHFTRITKPRRSIAEVLTALREAGLDSLPGGGAEIFDDRVHAEAFKQKVGEQHWFDVHRTAHELGIPSNATMLYGHIEALEERVQHMLKLREHQEQSLAQRRAAFNCFVPLSFIPDGSEFGHLAGPTGLDDLRTLAVSRLMLDNIPHIKAFWIMQSPKLAQVALNWGVDDFDGTVVWYDITKREGQGTNRQELSVEQIHRLLREAGCEPVERDTVYRRVERDADGRVVAA; translated from the coding sequence ATGCCGACAGTGACATGGTGTCCGACCCTGCTCGACCCGGCCCTCGAGCCGATCGTGGCCAAGGTGCATGCCGGCCGCCGCCTGAGCGCCGAAGACGGCCTGACCCTGTATCGCACCCGTGACATCTTCACGCTGGGCGAGTTGGCAAACCATGTACGCGAGCGGCTGCACGGCCGGCGGGCCTTCTACAACATCAATCGGCACATCAACTACTCGAATTACTGCGTTCTGCGGTGCAAGTTCTGCTCGTTCTACCGGGCCTACAATCCGCAGGGGCCGCAGGTGGCCGACGGTTACGAATTGAGCGTGGACGAGGTGGTCGCCCGCGCCAGGGAGGCGGCTGACCGCGGCGCCACGGAAGTGCATATCGTCGGCGGCCTGCACCCGAAGCTGCCCTTCAGCTACTACACGGACCTGTGCCAAGCCATCAAGGCGGCCTGCCCGGCGCTGCATATCAAGGCCTTCACCGCAATCGAGATCGTCCACTTCACGCGCATCACCAAGCCACGGCGGTCCATCGCCGAGGTGTTGACCGCTTTGCGGGAGGCCGGGCTCGACAGTCTGCCCGGCGGGGGGGCGGAAATCTTCGACGATCGCGTGCATGCGGAAGCGTTCAAGCAGAAAGTCGGCGAGCAGCACTGGTTTGATGTGCATCGCACGGCGCACGAACTGGGCATCCCGTCAAATGCCACGATGCTGTACGGTCACATCGAGGCGCTCGAGGAACGGGTGCAGCACATGCTGAAGCTGCGCGAACACCAGGAACAGTCACTGGCACAGCGGCGCGCAGCGTTCAACTGCTTCGTGCCTCTGTCGTTCATCCCCGACGGCAGCGAATTCGGGCACCTCGCCGGACCGACGGGATTGGACGACCTCCGGACACTCGCGGTCAGCCGGTTGATGCTCGACAACATCCCGCACATCAAGGCATTCTGGATCATGCAGTCACCCAAGCTGGCGCAGGTGGCTCTGAACTGGGGCGTGGACGACTTCGATGGCACGGTGGTGTGGTACGACATCACGAAGCGCGAGGGCCAGGGGACGAATCGGCAGGAACTGAGCGTGGAGCAGATTCACCGGCTGCTGCGCGAGGCGGGCTGCGAGCCGGTCGAACGCGACACGGTGTATCGGCGAGTGGAGCGCGATGCCGACGGGCGAGTCGTGGCGGCCTGA